A window of Panicum virgatum strain AP13 chromosome 8K, P.virgatum_v5, whole genome shotgun sequence contains these coding sequences:
- the LOC120644747 gene encoding putative serpin-Z5 produces MDIVLANAVYFKGVWRHSFHPHGTWPGTFFCLDCSHAEASFMTAFGTMCIACFDAFKVLKLPYVPWRVVMFEEEELHCYEACYSMFVFLPDARDGITAMVDVVTAAPASLQGILDQMTERTVRVKLPKFEISFKWDDLEADLCRLGLSLPFSPEEADLQGMCVADDIAAEGDEQQRRPMSLSKVAHMAVVKVSEAGSEGVELDSYLRGRPDLTPDFVEFIADHPFTFLI; encoded by the coding sequence ATGGACATTGTGCTCGCCAATGCAGTCTACTTCAAGGGTGTGTGGCGGCACTCGTTCCATCCCCACGGCACATGGCCAGGCACGTTCTTCTGCCTTGATTGCAGCCATGCTGAGGCAAGCTTCATGACTGCGTTCGGCACTATGTGCATCGCGTGCTTCGACGCGTTCAAGGTCCTCAAGCTCCCCTACGTGCCGTGGAGGGTGGTGATGTTCGAAGAGGAAGAGCTTCACTGCTACGAGGCGTGCTACTCCATGTTTGTCTTCCTCCCGGACGCGCGTGACGGCATCACAGCCATGGTGGACGTGGTCACCGCAGCACCGGCGTCTCTGCAGGGCATCTTGGACCAGATGACAGAGAGGACTGTCCGTGTCAAGCTGCCCAAGTTCGAGATCTCCTTCAAGTGGGATGACCTCGAGGCTGACCTCTGTCGGCTGGGGCTCTCTCTGCCATTCTCGCCGGAGGAGGCCGACCTGCAGGGCATGTGCGTGGCGGACGACATCGCCGCTGAGGGGGacgagcagcagcgccgccctATGTCCCTGAGCAAGGTTGCACACATGGCGGTCGTTAAGGTGAGCGAGGCAGGCAGTGAGGGGGTCGAACTCGACAGTTACCTGCGTGGCAGGCCTGATCTCACCCCAGACTTTGTCGAGTTCATCGCCGACCATCCCTTCACCTTCCTCATCTAG